A section of the Algiphilus sp. genome encodes:
- a CDS encoding nucleoside triphosphate pyrophosphatase, with the protein MTEPRPLLLASRSPRRRTMLAELGFDFSVGSADIDETPLPGEGGDAFAARMARGKALAVAADCPGHLVLSADTDVALDGRILGKPRDRDHAIAMLAALSDRTHHVHSAVAVADGGGEPVLVQTVTAVRFARVAPDEAAHYWDTGEPADKAGGYAIQGFAARWVREVHGSVSAVIGLPLVETVELLARFGVQPRAEAA; encoded by the coding sequence TTGACCGAACCCCGTCCGCTGCTTCTCGCCTCGCGCTCGCCGCGCAGACGCACCATGCTCGCCGAGCTCGGCTTCGACTTCTCGGTGGGCTCCGCCGACATCGACGAAACCCCGCTGCCGGGCGAGGGCGGCGATGCCTTCGCCGCGCGCATGGCGCGCGGCAAGGCGCTGGCGGTGGCCGCCGACTGCCCGGGGCATCTGGTGCTGTCGGCCGACACCGATGTCGCGCTCGACGGTCGCATCCTCGGCAAGCCGCGCGATCGCGACCACGCCATCGCCATGCTGGCGGCACTGTCGGATCGCACCCATCACGTCCACAGCGCGGTGGCGGTGGCCGACGGCGGCGGCGAACCGGTGCTGGTGCAGACCGTGACCGCGGTGCGCTTCGCGCGCGTGGCGCCGGACGAGGCCGCGCACTACTGGGACACCGGCGAGCCCGCCGACAAGGCCGGCGGCTACGCCATCCAGGGATTCGCCGCGCGCTGGGTGCGCGAGGTGCACGGCAGCGTCAGCGCGGTCATCGGGCTGCCGCTGGTGGAGACGGTCGAGCTGCTGGCGCGCTTCGGTGTGCAGCCGCGTGCGGAAGCGGCGTGA